Proteins encoded in a region of the Candidatus Zixiibacteriota bacterium genome:
- a CDS encoding polysaccharide biosynthesis/export family protein translates to MKTCNLIVIIIMGLWITCFGQDDSYRIGKNDVLSIGFWQEPDLNSEVRVGEDSKITLPVIGDLTVEGLTTSNLAKLIVEQISFYNPGISQATVVVIEYNSQTIALTGAVNNPGEYHFERIPNLLDVIRQAGGALPEADLSSVTIIRQENEKINLIKVDLLKHFHNGSLADLPKLMAKDLIDVPLSPYEGVQELYGRQAFKGKNVYFIYGAVNEPGAKTLSEDIELVDAIAAAGGTTPEADIKNVRVVLKDVRYSSVLNFDLHKYTESGRPMRYRLHPEDTIIIPFRQEDTFWSRLPEIVVPAVVSAIVTTVATTILVNALADDNTAAAE, encoded by the coding sequence ATGAAGACTTGTAATCTTATTGTTATTATCATAATGGGATTATGGATTACCTGTTTTGGGCAGGATGATTCATACAGAATCGGCAAAAACGATGTTCTCAGCATCGGTTTTTGGCAGGAACCCGATCTAAACTCAGAGGTTAGAGTTGGCGAGGACAGCAAAATAACTCTTCCGGTCATTGGCGACTTAACGGTCGAGGGACTAACAACCTCAAACCTGGCAAAGCTGATAGTCGAACAAATATCATTTTATAACCCGGGCATTTCTCAGGCAACAGTCGTGGTTATTGAGTATAACAGCCAGACAATAGCACTAACCGGCGCCGTGAATAATCCGGGTGAATATCATTTTGAGCGGATACCTAATTTGCTGGATGTAATCAGGCAGGCGGGCGGAGCCTTGCCCGAGGCAGACCTGTCATCCGTTACTATCATTCGTCAGGAGAATGAGAAAATCAATTTAATCAAGGTTGATTTATTGAAGCATTTTCATAACGGCAGCTTAGCTGATTTGCCAAAACTTATGGCCAAGGATTTAATTGACGTTCCCCTTTCGCCATATGAAGGTGTTCAGGAATTATATGGCCGGCAGGCTTTTAAAGGAAAGAATGTCTATTTTATTTATGGCGCGGTCAATGAACCCGGAGCTAAAACACTTTCCGAGGATATCGAATTAGTTGATGCCATAGCCGCCGCCGGTGGAACAACTCCGGAAGCAGATATAAAAAATGTACGGGTTGTTTTAAAAGATGTCAGATATTCATCGGTATTGAATTTTGATCTTCATAAATATACCGAGTCGGGTCGGCCTATGCGGTATCGCCTTCACCCGGAAGACACTATAATCATTCCCTTCCGACAGGAGGATACATTCTGGTCGAGACTGCCGGAAATAGTGGTGCCGGCTGTTGTTTCGGCTATTGTAACGACAGTAGCGACAACGATTTTGGTTAATGCTTTAGCCGATGACAATACTGCGGCGGCCGAGTAA
- a CDS encoding ParA family protein: MHKIAIIASKGGTGKTTTAINFAHAVALMGQKVLLVDSDSQGSASLAFDLNGVQGLSDLLLSGQVDIYDVRPNLYLVGSGRSDIFLVERYLAQQLETDYPLAKALERFTGVDIVILDCSPSINIINSNVLCYVDTVLIPVSMDYFALEGAGLTLKLIREMSKNLDKEIQLLGILPTFFDVRTKISKTILNNLRERYKNKVFDSTIRVNTQIKESQMNNKTIFEYAPYSHGAYDYYRFVKEALKRLSKVGVYE, encoded by the coding sequence ATGCATAAAATAGCGATAATAGCCTCCAAGGGCGGAACCGGAAAAACGACTACGGCGATTAATTTTGCCCATGCTGTTGCCCTGATGGGGCAAAAGGTATTGCTCGTTGACAGCGATTCGCAGGGGTCAGCCTCGCTGGCATTCGACCTTAATGGCGTTCAGGGGTTATCCGATCTGTTATTAAGCGGTCAGGTTGATATATATGATGTTCGGCCGAATCTTTATCTTGTGGGTTCGGGTAGAAGCGATATATTTCTGGTAGAGCGTTACTTAGCGCAGCAACTCGAGACTGATTACCCGCTGGCAAAGGCTCTTGAGCGATTTACTGGAGTAGATATTGTAATTTTAGATTGCTCTCCGTCAATAAATATAATAAATTCAAATGTATTGTGTTATGTTGATACGGTTTTAATCCCGGTATCTATGGATTATTTTGCTTTGGAAGGTGCCGGATTAACATTGAAACTGATTCGCGAAATGAGTAAAAATCTAGATAAAGAGATTCAGTTGCTTGGAATATTACCGACTTTTTTTGATGTAAGGACTAAAATCTCAAAAACGATATTAAATAATCTGAGAGAGAGGTATAAAAATAAAGTCTTTGATTCGACTATTCGCGTTAATACTCAAATTAAAGAGTCGCAAATGAACAATAAAACCATTTTTGAATATGCGCCATATTCACATGGAGCTTATGATTACTACCGCTTTGTAAAAGAAGCTCTAAAAAGATTAAGCAAGGTAGGAGTATATGAGTGA
- a CDS encoding GGDEF domain-containing protein → MAALVFILFTILLIAGAVIAILSFKIRKNHQHRREMTIDLYKIRSDFSVKQGICDLYQSVFGSYRKTIRKSPVLLAAEEFKKKFNLGNFVVFCSDRNMFLPVMGVGFKLRSIKPVKVDLIRQVISGNNANSLRDGSYWGLPIDVEKFKQFFTIANMPNTAKKLFIFYYNFNYSQILFVGEDSQSDLAKYCIDVDFNRAVWPLLYNICRNNSNIKKQNEKTKAMQVKLDETNTKLITLSRKLKHKIIDLHSFYEISNNMFTVFDKKRLIEIFVNSVRENLAPQQVMVLLRDSDNTNLFKPAMNNGLNQNINLTLELSRNSDIYKLLATNNKVLLLPIVGSGLPKPDNFIESALSSGFSAMEKLTITEDIYGIVLIGHNKEGKPYGETDLELFSTLTNMASLALGNIHQYKLIEKMSYTDSMTKLYNYRYFYKRLNEEIFRGKRFNRMLALVIFDIDNFKTFNDNYGHQAGDEILKNITKLVTSSVRAIDVVSRYGGEEFCVIMPDTGFANSLIFIERLRKKIENHRFKNKFVKDECNITVSIGGAICPVDAQTADRLIYCSDMALLKAKADGRNRSMMFNNSLLEDKKLNSSIQQQLKDMRIHEDL, encoded by the coding sequence ATGGCGGCATTAGTTTTTATTCTATTTACTATTTTGTTGATTGCGGGAGCTGTAATAGCAATACTATCTTTTAAAATTCGCAAAAACCATCAGCACCGCCGCGAAATGACAATTGACTTGTATAAAATACGCTCCGATTTCTCCGTCAAGCAGGGAATATGTGATCTTTATCAGTCTGTTTTTGGGTCTTACCGTAAAACAATAAGAAAAAGCCCTGTCCTGCTGGCCGCTGAGGAATTCAAAAAGAAATTCAATCTTGGCAATTTTGTGGTGTTTTGTTCAGACCGCAATATGTTTCTGCCAGTGATGGGAGTTGGCTTTAAACTGAGGTCAATTAAACCTGTTAAGGTCGATTTAATTAGGCAGGTGATTAGCGGAAATAATGCTAATAGCCTGCGAGACGGCAGTTATTGGGGTTTACCGATAGATGTTGAGAAATTCAAGCAATTTTTTACTATAGCTAATATGCCAAATACGGCTAAAAAATTATTTATCTTTTATTATAATTTCAATTACAGCCAAATTTTATTTGTAGGAGAAGATTCACAGAGCGATCTTGCTAAATACTGTATCGATGTTGATTTTAACAGAGCAGTCTGGCCATTACTATATAATATTTGCCGCAATAATAGCAATATCAAGAAGCAAAATGAAAAAACCAAGGCGATGCAAGTCAAACTTGATGAAACCAATACCAAACTCATTACATTATCGCGAAAATTAAAACATAAAATAATTGATTTGCATTCTTTTTATGAGATATCCAACAATATGTTTACGGTATTTGATAAAAAGCGTTTAATAGAGATATTCGTCAATTCGGTAAGAGAAAACCTGGCGCCGCAGCAGGTAATGGTTTTACTGCGTGATAGCGATAATACAAATTTATTTAAACCGGCTATGAATAACGGCCTCAATCAGAATATAAATCTAACCCTTGAACTTTCAAGGAATTCAGATATATATAAATTGTTGGCAACTAATAATAAAGTTTTATTGCTGCCGATAGTTGGCTCCGGATTGCCAAAACCTGATAATTTTATCGAGTCAGCACTATCAAGCGGCTTTTCGGCGATGGAAAAACTTACAATCACCGAGGATATTTATGGTATTGTTTTGATAGGACACAACAAGGAAGGAAAACCCTATGGCGAAACAGATCTCGAATTATTCTCGACCCTGACAAATATGGCATCACTGGCTTTAGGAAATATTCATCAATATAAATTAATAGAAAAGATGTCGTATACCGATAGTATGACAAAGCTTTATAATTACCGGTATTTTTATAAAAGGCTGAATGAGGAGATATTTAGAGGCAAGCGTTTTAACAGGATGTTGGCATTAGTAATATTTGATATTGATAATTTCAAAACGTTTAATGATAACTATGGCCATCAGGCAGGCGATGAAATATTGAAAAATATAACCAAACTTGTAACCAGCAGTGTTAGAGCGATTGATGTGGTTAGCCGTTATGGCGGCGAGGAATTTTGTGTAATTATGCCTGATACGGGTTTTGCCAACAGCCTGATTTTTATTGAAAGGCTGCGTAAGAAAATCGAAAACCATAGATTTAAAAACAAGTTTGTTAAAGACGAGTGCAATATCACAGTTTCGATTGGGGGGGCGATTTGCCCGGTTGATGCCCAGACGGCTGATCGTTTGATTTATTGCTCGGATATGGCTTTATTAAAGGCAAAAGCAGACGGACGGAATCGGTCTATGATGTTTAACAACTCACTTTTAGAGGACAAAAAATTAAATAGCAGTATACAGCAGCAATTAAAAGATATGAGGATTCATGAAGACTTGTAA
- a CDS encoding STAS domain-containing protein — MSDIKISVETTQYPEIKAEITVIRVDGVIDTMTASELEKVTISLLEQKRYNIIIDLGGVDYISSAGWGIFISNIREIRLNNGDIKLARMIPNVYEIFELLEFDSILKAFDNIAKAKSDFLGGTPTGRQKNKSKSSEMTIVPEEKIDDNTENRPAKDPQMLMGEVATKEKIKIKARTKKKSNNVSENKNEQLNSTDAAHPVKTEKSHDKTKNLKQVIMDVVSKDPFLSVGEIKKTIAIDFPGLGFFQTWWTLRKLELGSKKKRFNFARTRRFAK, encoded by the coding sequence ATGAGTGATATTAAAATTTCGGTAGAAACTACCCAGTATCCCGAAATCAAGGCAGAAATTACCGTTATTCGAGTGGATGGCGTTATTGATACTATGACCGCATCCGAACTGGAGAAGGTTACCATTTCATTGCTGGAGCAAAAAAGATACAATATAATTATCGACCTTGGCGGCGTGGATTATATCTCCTCGGCAGGCTGGGGTATCTTTATCTCAAACATCAGGGAAATCCGACTTAATAATGGAGATATTAAACTTGCCCGTATGATTCCCAATGTGTATGAAATTTTTGAACTGCTTGAATTTGACAGCATATTGAAAGCCTTCGATAACATTGCCAAAGCAAAGAGCGATTTTTTAGGCGGTACACCGACTGGCAGACAAAAAAATAAAAGTAAATCATCCGAAATGACCATAGTGCCTGAAGAAAAAATCGACGACAATACTGAAAACAGACCTGCCAAAGACCCACAAATGTTGATGGGCGAAGTTGCCACTAAGGAAAAAATAAAAATTAAAGCTAGGACCAAGAAAAAATCTAATAATGTTTCGGAAAATAAAAACGAACAATTAAACTCAACCGACGCGGCACATCCCGTAAAAACTGAAAAATCTCACGATAAAACAAAAAACCTGAAGCAGGTGATTATGGATGTTGTGAGTAAGGACCCGTTTCTTAGCGTGGGCGAAATAAAGAAGACTATTGCTATAGATTTTCCCGGACTTGGATTTTTTCAAACCTGGTGGACATTAAGAAAACTGGAACTTGGTTCCAAGAAGAAAAGATTTAATTTTGCCAGAACCCGAAGATTTGCAAAATAG